A single region of the Plantactinospora soyae genome encodes:
- a CDS encoding sensor histidine kinase yields the protein MSRDAGPGERPGSSTHESAIAEEAEIANRSRLAWKEEQLRVWDLLQLFTPWLLLTISTAIYFSWVLPASGERFWPEGTSVLGLVTVSALWVLFGHTLPIKRRTLRPGPNAIYFVGLLALCVTLMTYSDIFLVFTIAGFFHAYLLKPWPVGVLGVLATSVALNGSPMRVWANPTPETLAEFILIVAVQTAAIGVGILLTARSEPEERKREKLVERLEAALHENAGLHAQLVAQARESGAQDERQRMAGEIHDTLAQGLAGIITQLQAAERSATVQGETEEHVARALRLARSSLTEARRSVRALAPQELARAHLPDALRTLTERWSQDEGIRAQVEVTGAREPLSPAIEVSLFRVAQESLTNVAKHAEASRVGVTLSYTGIEVLLDVRDDGRGFAKGVGTGFGLTSMRQRIRGVGGHVEVQSAPGEGTSVSARVPAITPGGARAKEETDR from the coding sequence ATGAGCCGAGATGCCGGGCCCGGTGAGCGCCCGGGCTCCAGTACCCACGAATCCGCCATCGCGGAAGAAGCAGAGATCGCGAATCGCTCCCGGTTGGCCTGGAAAGAGGAGCAACTGCGGGTCTGGGACCTGCTACAGCTGTTCACACCGTGGCTGCTGCTGACGATCTCGACGGCGATCTACTTCTCGTGGGTGCTTCCGGCCTCCGGTGAACGCTTCTGGCCCGAGGGCACGTCCGTCCTCGGACTGGTCACGGTCTCGGCGCTGTGGGTGCTGTTCGGGCACACACTGCCGATCAAAAGGAGGACGCTCCGGCCCGGGCCGAACGCCATCTACTTCGTCGGACTGCTGGCACTGTGCGTCACCCTCATGACGTACTCCGACATTTTCCTCGTCTTCACCATCGCGGGCTTCTTCCACGCGTACCTGCTCAAGCCATGGCCGGTGGGGGTGCTCGGAGTCCTGGCCACCTCCGTGGCCCTCAACGGCTCGCCGATGCGAGTGTGGGCGAACCCGACCCCAGAGACGCTCGCGGAGTTCATCCTGATCGTCGCCGTGCAGACCGCGGCGATCGGGGTGGGAATCCTGCTCACGGCGCGAAGCGAACCGGAAGAACGCAAGCGGGAGAAGCTCGTCGAGCGACTCGAGGCGGCACTGCACGAGAACGCCGGGCTCCATGCCCAACTGGTCGCCCAGGCCCGGGAATCCGGAGCCCAGGACGAACGGCAGCGGATGGCCGGCGAAATCCACGACACCCTGGCCCAGGGTCTCGCCGGCATCATCACGCAACTCCAGGCCGCGGAGCGTTCCGCGACGGTGCAGGGCGAGACCGAAGAGCACGTTGCGCGTGCACTTCGGCTCGCGCGCAGCAGCCTGACCGAGGCCAGACGGTCGGTGCGGGCGCTCGCTCCCCAGGAACTCGCCAGAGCGCACCTTCCCGACGCGCTCCGCACGCTGACCGAGCGATGGTCGCAGGACGAGGGGATCAGAGCGCAGGTGGAGGTCACCGGCGCCCGAGAGCCACTGAGCCCGGCGATCGAGGTGTCGCTCTTCCGGGTCGCGCAGGAATCGTTGACCAACGTGGCGAAGCACGCGGAGGCCTCGCGCGTCGGTGTCACGCTGTCGTACACGGGCATCGAAGTGCTGTTGGACGTGCGGGATGATGGCCGCGGGTTCGCGAAAGGGGTCGGCACCGGCTTCGGCCTGACGAGCATGCGCCAGCGCATCAGAGGCGTCGGCGGTCACGTAGAGGTGCAGAGCGCACCGGGTGAAGGGACATCCGTCAGTGCGCGCGTTCCGGCGATCACTCCCGGGGGTGCGAGAGCGAAGGAGGAGACCGACCGATGA
- a CDS encoding ABC transporter permease, whose amino-acid sequence MIKVETKLLLRDSATVSFGVLFPAGLLLGLGAIPALRESSPETGGLRSIDIWAPTALVFGMVMIAVQHIPAVIATYRERGVLRRLSTTPAHPRSVLLAQMIVAFASVVVSAALMIFVAWAVLDIAPPTRPLEFVVAFIVGYAALLGLGMISAAVVRTSGAANQIGTLLFVALMFFGGAFLPRVLMPDLLREVGEFIPPGLQALTAAWSAEAGEITATAGGQPFWLQIAIMAGIAVIASAVAAKLFRWE is encoded by the coding sequence ATGATCAAGGTCGAGACGAAACTCCTCCTCCGAGACTCTGCCACCGTCAGCTTCGGTGTGCTGTTCCCGGCGGGACTCCTGCTCGGGCTGGGCGCCATCCCGGCACTCAGAGAGTCGTCGCCGGAAACCGGCGGGCTCCGGTCCATCGACATCTGGGCGCCGACCGCACTGGTGTTCGGGATGGTGATGATCGCCGTGCAGCACATCCCTGCGGTGATCGCGACGTATCGTGAGCGCGGCGTCCTGCGCAGGCTGTCGACCACTCCTGCGCATCCGCGGAGCGTCCTGCTCGCGCAGATGATCGTCGCGTTCGCCTCCGTGGTCGTCTCCGCGGCACTCATGATCTTCGTCGCGTGGGCGGTGCTGGACATCGCGCCGCCCACGCGGCCCCTGGAGTTCGTCGTCGCCTTCATCGTCGGCTATGCGGCACTGCTCGGGCTCGGCATGATCTCCGCGGCGGTGGTCCGCACGAGCGGTGCCGCGAACCAGATCGGCACCCTCCTGTTCGTTGCGCTGATGTTCTTCGGCGGGGCCTTCCTGCCCCGTGTCCTCATGCCCGACTTGCTGCGCGAGGTCGGCGAGTTCATACCGCCCGGGCTGCAGGCTCTCACCGCGGCGTGGTCCGCCGAAGCGGGCGAGATCACCGCCACCGCCGGTGGGCAGCCCTTCTGGCTGCAGATTGCCATAATGGCGGGTATCGCAGTGATCGCGAGCGCGGTCGCCGCGAAGCTCTTCCGCTGGGAGTAG
- a CDS encoding ABC transporter ATP-binding protein, translating into MTAIEVRNLHKRYGQHIAVDDVSLTIEEGEIFGIIGPNGAGKTTTVESIAGLRTPDSGSISVLGFDPKKNRAEVRERLGVQLQESSFPDAIKVAEALELYSSFYREPADWRELMELLDLTKKRNTRYKALSGGQKQRLSIALALVGDPKVAILDELTTGLDPQARRDTWSLIERVRDTGVTILLVTHFMDEAERLCDRIAVIDGGRVAAVDTPAGLIAQASAVQQVRFRVRQPLDRSVLTELRDVTDVEITEGRWRVTGSGQLLSSVAGALARAQVVAEDLRVDQRNLDDAFVAFTGRAPQSPELLQKEG; encoded by the coding sequence ATGACCGCAATAGAAGTACGAAATCTGCACAAGCGCTACGGGCAGCACATTGCCGTCGACGATGTCTCTCTCACCATTGAAGAGGGGGAGATCTTCGGCATCATCGGGCCCAACGGCGCCGGCAAGACGACAACCGTCGAGAGCATCGCCGGCCTGCGAACGCCCGACTCGGGCTCGATCTCCGTACTGGGATTCGACCCGAAGAAGAATCGCGCGGAGGTGCGTGAGCGACTCGGCGTGCAACTGCAGGAGAGCAGCTTCCCGGACGCGATCAAGGTCGCCGAAGCGCTCGAGCTCTACAGCTCCTTCTACCGGGAACCCGCCGATTGGCGCGAGCTCATGGAGCTCCTGGATCTCACCAAGAAGCGCAACACGCGGTACAAGGCTCTCTCAGGCGGACAGAAGCAGCGGCTCTCGATCGCGCTCGCTCTGGTCGGCGACCCGAAGGTCGCGATTCTCGACGAGCTCACGACGGGACTGGACCCGCAGGCGAGGCGGGACACCTGGAGCCTCATTGAGCGGGTTCGTGACACGGGCGTCACGATCCTCCTGGTCACGCACTTCATGGATGAAGCGGAGCGCCTGTGCGACCGGATCGCCGTCATCGATGGTGGCCGGGTTGCCGCAGTGGATACGCCGGCAGGGCTGATTGCGCAGGCGAGCGCGGTGCAGCAGGTCCGGTTCCGGGTACGGCAGCCGCTCGACAGGAGTGTCCTGACAGAGCTTCGCGACGTGACCGATGTCGAGATCACCGAGGGCCGCTGGCGGGTCACCGGCAGCGGACAGCTTCTGAGCAGCGTCGCAGGGGCTCTCGCCAGGGCGCAGGTCGTGGCGGAAGACCTCCGCGTCGACCAGCGCAACCTCGATGACGCGTTCGTGGCCTTTACGGGCCGCGCCCCGCAATCCCCAGAACTCCTCCAGAAGGAAGGCTGA
- a CDS encoding M14 family metallopeptidase, which yields MSGRTTPRRMAVLAGTVVIGLLAAVTGPVAASAQPDLTADAEPASAAEYRVLGPRTLDDRNAVARTGTSIDYVEHGVLHVTATAAEVKAITALGFEVAAVPAPPDRGAPNGDVGILDFPPADSAYHNYAELNAVINQVVADHPTIARRTSMGTSYEGRDLPVIKISDNVATDENEPEILFNSQQHAREHLTVEMAIYLLNLFTDSYGSDSRITNIVNTREIWIVPTVNPDGSEYDIATGSYRSWRKNRQPNSGSSNVGTDLNRNWGYNWGCCGGSSGTTSSETYRGPSAFSAPETQRLRDFVNSRVVGGTQQIKANIDFHTYSQLVLWPYGYTTANTGPGLNADQERTFRTLGQQMAATNNYTPEQSSDLYITDGDSLDWMWATHNIFAYTFEMYPGSAGGGGFYPPDEVIPAQTSRNREAVLILSEYADCPYRAVGLQATYCGTGGGGTTVWSDTFETATGWTINPSGTDTATSGAFERGTAQATTSSGAKQLAPYAGSNDLVTGRLAGTSAGDYDLDGGVTSAQSSAITLPAGGTLTLSLAWYLAHGSNASSADYLRVSVVHNGGTTQVFNQAGAASNRNGSWATATANLSAYAGQSVRLLVQAADASGASLVEAAVDNVTITSS from the coding sequence ATCTCGGGCCGGACCACTCCGCGCCGGATGGCGGTACTCGCCGGCACCGTCGTGATCGGACTGCTCGCGGCCGTCACCGGCCCGGTCGCCGCCAGCGCCCAGCCGGACCTGACCGCCGACGCCGAACCGGCCAGCGCCGCCGAGTACCGGGTGCTCGGTCCGCGCACCCTGGACGACCGCAACGCCGTCGCCCGCACCGGTACCTCGATCGACTACGTCGAGCACGGCGTGCTGCACGTGACCGCCACCGCCGCCGAGGTCAAGGCGATCACCGCACTCGGCTTCGAGGTGGCGGCGGTACCGGCGCCACCGGACCGGGGAGCGCCGAACGGCGACGTCGGGATCCTCGACTTCCCGCCGGCCGACTCCGCGTACCACAACTACGCCGAGCTGAACGCGGTGATCAACCAGGTCGTCGCCGACCATCCGACGATCGCCCGCCGGACCAGCATGGGAACCTCGTACGAGGGCCGCGACCTGCCGGTCATCAAGATCTCCGACAACGTCGCGACCGACGAGAACGAGCCGGAGATCCTGTTCAACTCCCAGCAGCACGCCCGGGAGCACCTGACCGTGGAGATGGCGATCTACCTGCTGAACCTCTTCACCGACAGCTACGGCTCGGACTCGCGGATCACCAACATCGTCAACACCCGGGAGATCTGGATCGTCCCGACCGTCAACCCCGACGGCAGCGAGTACGACATCGCGACCGGCTCGTACCGGTCCTGGCGGAAGAACCGGCAGCCGAACAGCGGCTCGTCGAACGTCGGCACCGACCTGAACCGGAACTGGGGCTACAACTGGGGCTGCTGCGGCGGCTCGTCCGGCACGACCTCCTCGGAGACGTACCGGGGCCCGTCGGCGTTCTCCGCGCCGGAGACCCAGCGGCTGCGGGACTTCGTGAACAGCCGGGTCGTCGGCGGTACGCAGCAGATCAAGGCCAACATCGACTTCCACACGTACTCGCAGCTGGTGCTCTGGCCGTACGGCTACACCACCGCCAACACCGGGCCGGGGCTGAACGCCGACCAGGAACGGACGTTCCGGACCCTCGGCCAGCAGATGGCGGCCACCAACAACTACACCCCGGAACAGTCCAGCGACCTCTACATCACCGACGGGGACAGCCTGGACTGGATGTGGGCGACCCACAACATCTTCGCGTACACCTTCGAGATGTACCCGGGCTCGGCCGGCGGCGGCGGTTTCTACCCGCCCGACGAGGTGATCCCGGCGCAGACCTCCCGGAACCGCGAGGCGGTGCTGATCTTGAGCGAGTACGCCGACTGTCCGTACCGGGCGGTCGGGTTGCAGGCCACCTACTGCGGCACCGGGGGCGGTGGCACCACCGTCTGGTCGGACACCTTCGAGACCGCGACCGGCTGGACCATCAACCCATCGGGTACGGACACCGCCACCTCCGGCGCCTTCGAACGGGGTACGGCCCAGGCGACCACCTCCAGCGGCGCCAAGCAACTCGCCCCGTACGCCGGCAGCAACGACCTGGTGACCGGTCGGCTCGCCGGCACGTCAGCCGGTGACTACGACCTGGACGGCGGCGTGACCAGCGCCCAGTCGTCGGCGATCACCCTGCCGGCCGGCGGAACGCTGACGCTCTCCCTGGCCTGGTACCTCGCGCACGGGTCGAACGCCTCGTCCGCGGACTACCTCCGGGTCAGCGTGGTGCACAACGGCGGCACGACCCAGGTGTTCAACCAGGCCGGTGCGGCGAGCAACCGCAACGGCTCCTGGGCGACCGCCACCGCCAACCTGTCCGCGTACGCCGGGCAGTCGGTCCGGCTCCTGGTCCAGGCCGCCGACGCCTCCGGGGCGAGCCTGGTCGAGGCGGCCGTCGACAACGTGACGATCACCAGTTCCTGA
- a CDS encoding C39 family peptidase codes for MARPPFPTSRRAFVTAGITTLALLGTAVPAGASTVTQTGKRPISHDEQITYQDWSSYADWRGGSHQGTVAIPGVRTGITMLRPAGTTEYADPHTGTTKTWAYSTWTSPVTSVGFDASELVASWNADTPAGTWIQIELQGTYNTGDQTPWYVMGRWASGDQDIRRTTVNRQGDPWSSIWTDTFSIDDVANGVMLRAYQLRLTLYRAPDTWRAPRVWMLGAMSSMVPDRFTVPASAGRIAWGRELRVPTYSQNVHSGHYPEYDGGGQAWCSPTSTEMVVEYWGQKPSAEDTSWVNPDYPDHTVNHAARMVYDYAYEGAGNWPFNTAYAASFPGLDAKVTRLHSLDEVEHFIRAGIPVITSQSFLAEELDGANYGTAGHLFVVVGFTADGDVIINDPASSSNDVVRNVYQREQFEQIWLRTKRTNASGGVSSGSGGIAYLIKPWWKPWPKLPGSTNW; via the coding sequence ATGGCCAGACCCCCGTTTCCGACCAGCCGGCGGGCGTTCGTCACCGCCGGCATCACCACCCTCGCCCTGCTCGGCACCGCCGTCCCGGCCGGAGCCAGCACCGTGACCCAGACCGGCAAGCGGCCGATCAGTCACGACGAGCAGATCACCTACCAGGACTGGTCCAGCTACGCCGACTGGCGTGGCGGCAGCCACCAGGGCACGGTCGCGATCCCCGGCGTCCGTACCGGGATCACCATGCTGCGGCCGGCCGGCACCACCGAGTACGCCGACCCGCACACCGGCACCACGAAGACCTGGGCGTACAGCACCTGGACGTCGCCGGTCACCTCGGTCGGCTTCGACGCCAGCGAACTGGTCGCCTCGTGGAACGCCGACACCCCCGCCGGCACCTGGATCCAGATCGAACTACAGGGCACCTACAACACCGGCGACCAGACCCCGTGGTACGTCATGGGCCGCTGGGCCTCCGGCGACCAGGACATCCGGCGGACCACCGTCAACCGGCAGGGCGACCCCTGGTCGTCGATCTGGACCGACACCTTCTCCATCGACGACGTGGCGAACGGGGTGATGCTGCGGGCGTACCAGCTGCGGTTGACCCTCTACCGCGCCCCGGACACCTGGCGCGCCCCCCGGGTCTGGATGCTCGGCGCGATGAGTTCGATGGTGCCGGACCGGTTCACCGTGCCGGCCAGCGCCGGCCGGATCGCCTGGGGCCGGGAGCTGCGGGTGCCGACCTACTCGCAGAACGTCCACTCCGGCCACTACCCCGAGTACGACGGCGGCGGCCAGGCCTGGTGCTCGCCGACCTCCACCGAGATGGTGGTCGAGTACTGGGGACAGAAGCCGTCCGCCGAGGACACCTCCTGGGTGAACCCCGACTATCCGGACCACACGGTCAACCACGCCGCCCGGATGGTCTACGACTACGCGTACGAGGGTGCGGGCAACTGGCCGTTCAACACCGCGTACGCGGCCTCGTTCCCGGGGCTGGACGCGAAGGTGACCCGGCTGCACTCGCTCGACGAGGTGGAGCACTTCATCAGGGCCGGCATCCCGGTGATCACCAGTCAGTCCTTCCTGGCCGAGGAGCTCGACGGCGCCAACTACGGCACCGCGGGACACCTCTTCGTGGTGGTCGGCTTCACCGCCGACGGTGATGTGATCATCAACGACCCGGCGTCGTCCAGCAACGACGTGGTCCGCAACGTCTACCAGCGCGAGCAGTTCGAGCAGATCTGGCTGCGTACCAAGCGGACCAATGCCAGCGGTGGGGTCTCCAGTGGATCGGGTGGGATCGCGTACCTGATCAAGCCGTGGTGGAAGCCCTGGCCGAAGCTGCCCGGCTCGACCAACTGGTAG